ATTTCCTTCAAGGCTATCGTTACAACCCTGATGAGGTAAAAATTGAACAACATGGGACCGACTTATCGGTCAATGTAGAAGGACTATGGTACCGTACGATACTATGGGAAGTTCCACTGATGGCGATGATCTGCGAATTGTATTATCAGCTTAAACATCTTCAGCATATAAGCAATGAAGAGATCACCGCAATAAACAAAGAGAAGATCGAAAAATATGGCCTTCTTGGAGTAACGATCGCTGAGTTTGGCACGCGACGCAGGCATTCATATGCAGTGCATAGCCTGGTGGTTGAAGCTCTGAAAGAGTACGGAGGAAACACATTCGTGGGTACGAGTAATGTTCATCTGGCTATGAAGTATAACACAAAGCCAATAGGTACTCATGCACATGAGTGGTTTATGTTTCACGCCGCTAAATACGGTTTCAAAATGGCCAACTCTCTTGGCTTGGAACATTGGACAAACGTATACCGCGGAGACCTTGGCATCGCGCTTTCCGACACCTACACGACGGATATATTCTTCGAACAGTTTGACAAGAAGTTTTCAAAGTTATTTGATGGAGTTCGTCATGACAGCGGTGATCCGGTTGTATTTGCAGAAAAAACAATCGCGCATTATAAAAGCATGGGCATCGATCCTATGTCTAAAACCATTATTTTTTCAGATGCACTAAACTATGATAAGGTAGCGCATATTACAGAATTTTGCAGGGGTAAAATAGGAATGTCATTTGGTATTGGAACAAACTTCACGAACGATGTGGGCGTAACACCACTAAATATTGTGATTAAGATGACTGAAGCGTTTCCGGAAAATCAACCATGGATTCCTGTGGTGAAGCTCTCCGATGAGCGCGGAAAGTATACCGGCGATCAAAAGATGATACATTTGGCGAAAGAGATACTGGAGATAAAATGAGTAGCTCACCGCCGTACATCCTATGTCGTTACCAACATATACCCTCGGCTCACTTACAAAAACAACAGGAAGTCCTATAAATCACATCCCATTTGAATAGCAGGTCTATTGTATCAGGAGCCATATCAGGCAGTATAAAATGTTGAAAACGGCCTTGTTTTTCAGAATCAATTAAAAATACAGGTTTTGATAAACAATTCGCAAGAAACAAGGTTAATTTCACAAACCTTTTAAACTACGTTATTATGTCAAAATCGAAAAACGAAAGCAACGGTGGTATCACTGCATATTCTGTTAAGACCAAAACGAAAAATGTTCCGATGATCGATCCGGTCATTGATATAAAATCAGGCCGCTATATCGCAACAGGAAAGGATAGCGAAGGCAATAAAATGGCCGCAATTTTAGGAAAAGCTAAAGCCGAAGAGCATATCAAAAACGGAGACGCTAAAAAAGGCACAGGTTGGGATTAAGACACTTTTTCCTTTCATCCTTTTTTACCAGATTTGCTGTCGATGAATCGCATAGATCGCCTGTCAGCAATTCTTATACAATTACAATCCCGGAGGGTTGTAAAAGCAATTGATATTGCAGAACGGTTTAACATCAGTTTACGAACGGTATACCGTGATGTTAAGGCCCTGGAAGAAGCAGGTATCCCGATCATTGGGGAAGCAGGTGTTGGATATTCGCTAATGGAAGGGTATCGGCTTCCTCCAATTATGTTTACCAGAGAGGAAGCCACAGCATTGCTTACTGCCGAAAAATTGGTAGAAAAGCTCACAGACGCCTCGAACGGAGCTATTTACAAGTCCGCGATGTATAAGATCAAAGCGGTGCTGCGCAAGCCTGAAAAAGACTTACTTGAAAACCTTGACAGCTACATAGAAGTGCTGCAAACGCGGCCACAAAAACAAGCTAGTCAGCCCGGACTTAACATTCTTCAGACAATATTAAAAGCTATAAATGATAAACGGGTAGTTGACATATGCTATTTTGCGCATTATAAACAAGAAAGCACTAATCGCCAGATTGAGCCTATCGGTGTTTTTTATCTCGATAATTATTGGCATCTGGTTGCTTTCTGTCATATGAGAGAGGACTATCGTGATTTTCGAATGGACCGCATAAGAAGCTTATCGTTAACAAACGAGCCATATCAGCATCAGCATATTTCATTAAAAGAATATACAGAGCAAGAATATAAATGCCGCGATTTACTGTCTGTAGTCATTAGAGTAAATAAAAAAGCCGCCCGGCATCTGGCAGAACAAAAATATTATAACGGCTTTATATCCGAAACCGAGAAGGATGATAGTATTGAGATGTCATTTCTTACTGCTTTTCCTGAAGGCTTTGCAAGATGGTTTCTGATGTTTGCCGATGAAGCCGTACTGGTTGAACCCGTCTCTTTAAAGAACCGGATTGAAGAGATACTCTCAGTTATTTCTGTAAAGCTTCGAAGTCCTCAGTTAACTTGAACCTATTCAACGCGTGTTTCTTTAAATTTCACTACAGAGGTTCCGAATTAGCCTGTAGCATCATTCGATGATGCTTTTATTTTCTTTATGTTACTCCGGGCGTTAATGAAGGGGGCAGCAAAAATTTGCGCATTATGCAGCTGGCTCCTTATATCGCGCCAGAAGAGGTATGCCTGTTCGTTTAACGACCACACTTCGGCTCTGATAAGATCGCCTCTTACATAAGGGCTGTCAATATTCAGCTCGAGATTTTTTATATAATATCCGTCGGCATATTCATCAGAAAAGAGGTTCAGGTCATCCGACTTATTTTGATAAACGCCATTCTTATATAGTTTTATTTGCGCATAGTCGCCCTTCCCTTCTGATTCCTGAGCGCAGATTAATGGATAATACCCGGCATTCTTATAGATCAGGGATTTATCCTGGTACTTATATAGAACGGTATCCGGGTTGAAGGCCAGACGCGGCACTGTAGAGACCGCTTCATAAGAGCCATCTTTTGTATCGATGCTCAAAGTGTAAGTCCGGCCGGTTATTGCCCTGATCTGAGTAAAAGAATACCGCCCGGGTGCCTGTTCTTTGAGTAGCTCTTTATGATTTTCATTATCACTGAGGATCACATGAGCGCCTTCTAAAGGCTGATAACCCGTCGAATCAGAAAT
The window above is part of the Arcticibacter tournemirensis genome. Proteins encoded here:
- the pncB gene encoding nicotinate phosphoribosyltransferase; this encodes MKETETTFLPSLLDNDFYKFTMQHGVIKLFPHAKAKYQFINRGKHLFPEGFATALQNAVNSMANLRLTANEKQYLAATCPYLDPTYLDFLQGYRYNPDEVKIEQHGTDLSVNVEGLWYRTILWEVPLMAMICELYYQLKHLQHISNEEITAINKEKIEKYGLLGVTIAEFGTRRRHSYAVHSLVVEALKEYGGNTFVGTSNVHLAMKYNTKPIGTHAHEWFMFHAAKYGFKMANSLGLEHWTNVYRGDLGIALSDTYTTDIFFEQFDKKFSKLFDGVRHDSGDPVVFAEKTIAHYKSMGIDPMSKTIIFSDALNYDKVAHITEFCRGKIGMSFGIGTNFTNDVGVTPLNIVIKMTEAFPENQPWIPVVKLSDERGKYTGDQKMIHLAKEILEIK
- a CDS encoding helix-turn-helix transcriptional regulator, which codes for MNRIDRLSAILIQLQSRRVVKAIDIAERFNISLRTVYRDVKALEEAGIPIIGEAGVGYSLMEGYRLPPIMFTREEATALLTAEKLVEKLTDASNGAIYKSAMYKIKAVLRKPEKDLLENLDSYIEVLQTRPQKQASQPGLNILQTILKAINDKRVVDICYFAHYKQESTNRQIEPIGVFYLDNYWHLVAFCHMREDYRDFRMDRIRSLSLTNEPYQHQHISLKEYTEQEYKCRDLLSVVIRVNKKAARHLAEQKYYNGFISETEKDDSIEMSFLTAFPEGFARWFLMFADEAVLVEPVSLKNRIEEILSVISVKLRSPQLT
- a CDS encoding DUF4249 domain-containing protein, coding for MKLWLSLLLLIVSFLALSCQDVIDIEVAGGKPVLVVEGWLTNKRETQVVKLYYTRGISDSTGYQPLEGAHVILSDNENHKELLKEQAPGRYSFTQIRAITGRTYTLSIDTKDGSYEAVSTVPRLAFNPDTVLYKYQDKSLIYKNAGYYPLICAQESEGKGDYAQIKLYKNGVYQNKSDDLNLFSDEYADGYYIKNLELNIDSPYVRGDLIRAEVWSLNEQAYLFWRDIRSQLHNAQIFAAPFINARSNIKKIKASSNDATG